A window of Streptomyces sp. NBC_01689 genomic DNA:
TCCGCTACACCCTGCCGCTCGCGGAGATCGTCTTCGACTTCTTCGACCAGCTGAAGTCCAAGACCCGCGGCTACGCCTCGCTGGACTACGAGCCCACCGGCGAGCAGGCCTCCAGCCTGGTGAAGGTCGACATCCTCCTGCACGGCGACAAGGTCGACGCCTTCTCCGCGGTCACGCACAAGGACGCGGCGTACGCGTACGGCGTCCGGCTGGTCGCCAAGCTGCGCGAGCTGATCCCGCGGCAGGCCTTCGAGGTGCCGATCCAGGCGGCCATCGGCTCCCGGGTCATCGCCCGCGAGACCATCCGCGCCATCCGCAAGGACGTCCTCGCCAAGTGCTACGGCGGTGACATCTCCCGTAAGCGGAAGCTGCTGGAGAAGCAGAAGGAGGGCAAGAAGCGGATGAAGATGGTGGGCTCTGTGGAAGTTCCGCAAGAGGCCTTCATCGCCGTGCTCTCCAGTGACGACAGCGCCGGCGGCGGCAAGGGCAAGAAGTAGCCGTCCCGGGTAGGCCGATTCGCCGATTTCAAGGGCCCGTCGCGCATTCGCGTGGCGGGCCCTCGCGCATGCGGACCGTCGCTCTCTGTAGGAAGTGACAGGACGCCGCCCCTTACGCACCGGCCGGACGCGCTCTACTCTGATCACTGCTCGATAGTTACTCGCGAGTTAAACAACAGCCGCAATGAGCCAGCCAGCCGCACTGTCGCGGGCCCCGGAGGATGTCGTGAGCGACACACAGACCCTGATCGAGAACCGTCCGCCGTCCGTTGCGGCCCTCTTCCTGGAGCGCGTGGCGGCCACACCGGACGCCGAGGCCTACCGCTACCCCGTGCCGGCCGCCCCCGGAGCCCCGGCTTCGCCCGAGCGGGCGGCCACGCCCGCGGGCCGTGCCGCTGACGACTGGAAGTCGCTGAGCTGGACACAGGCCGCCGAGCGGGTCTTCGCCATCTCGGCCGGACTGATCGAGCTGGGTGTGCGGCCGGAGCAGCGCGTCGCGCTCGCCTCCTCCACGCGGGTCGAGTGGATCCTCGCCGATCTCGGCATCATGTGCGCGGGCGCGGCCACCACGACGATCTACCCGCAGACGAACGCCGAGGAGTCGGCGTTCATCCTCTCCGACTCGGACAGCCGGGTCCTGATCGTCGAGGACGCGGCCCAGCTCGCCAAGGTGGCGCAGAAGCGCGCCGAACTGCCCGAGCTGAGCCATGTGGTCGTCATCGACCCGGCCGGTGTCGAGACCGGCGACGCGGTCCTGAGCCTGGCCGAGCTGGAGGCGCGCGGCGCCGCCCACCTGGAGAAGAACCCCGAGCTGATCAAGGACCGGGTCGGCGCGATCACCGCCGACCAGCTCGCCACCCTCATCTACACCTCCGGCACCACGGGCCGTCCCAAGGGTGTCCGTCTCCCGCACGACAACTGGTCGTACATGGCGAAGGCCATCGCCTCGACCGGACTGCTCGGTCCCGACGACGTGCAGTACCTCTGGCTGCCGCTCGCCCATGTCTTCGGCAAGGTGCTCACCTCCGGCCAGATCGAGGTCGGTCACGTCACCGCCGTCGACGGCCGGGTGGACAAGATCATCGAGAATCTGCCGGTGGTGCAGCCGACGTACATGGCGGCCGTCCCGCGCATCTTCGAGAAGGTCTACAACGGGGTCGCGGCCAAGGCGCGGGCCGGCGGCGGCGCCAAGTACAAGATCTTCCAGTGGGCCGCCGAGGTCTCCCGCGCGTACGCGAAGGCCGGCCAGGACAACTTCCGCCGCACCGGCACCGCCTCGGTCCCCTTCGCGCTCGCGGCCAAGCACAAGGTCGCGGACGCGCTCGTGTTCGCCAAGATCCGCGAGGCCTTCGGCGGCAGACTGCGCGCGTGCGTCTCCGGCAGCGCCGCCCTCGCTCCCGAGATCGGCTAC
This region includes:
- a CDS encoding AMP-dependent synthetase/ligase — translated: MSDTQTLIENRPPSVAALFLERVAATPDAEAYRYPVPAAPGAPASPERAATPAGRAADDWKSLSWTQAAERVFAISAGLIELGVRPEQRVALASSTRVEWILADLGIMCAGAATTTIYPQTNAEESAFILSDSDSRVLIVEDAAQLAKVAQKRAELPELSHVVVIDPAGVETGDAVLSLAELEARGAAHLEKNPELIKDRVGAITADQLATLIYTSGTTGRPKGVRLPHDNWSYMAKAIASTGLLGPDDVQYLWLPLAHVFGKVLTSGQIEVGHVTAVDGRVDKIIENLPVVQPTYMAAVPRIFEKVYNGVAAKARAGGGAKYKIFQWAAEVSRAYAKAGQDNFRRTGTASVPFALAAKHKVADALVFAKIREAFGGRLRACVSGSAALAPEIGYFFAGAGIHILEGYGLTESSAASFVNPGEAYRTGTVGKPLPGTEVRIADDGEILLRGPGIMEGYHGLPEKTAEVLEADGWFHTGDIGELSPDGYLRITDRKKDLIKTSGGKYIAPAEVEGQFKAVCPYVSNILVHGADRNFCTALIALDEPSILEWAKENGLEGRPYAEVVAAPVTVELIEGYVKELNSGLQRWQTIKKFRLLPRDLDVEHGEITPSLKLKRPVVEREYKGLIEEMYAGTREA